The Rhodamnia argentea isolate NSW1041297 chromosome 7, ASM2092103v1, whole genome shotgun sequence genome contains the following window.
TGTTGGAGAGTCACCGCACCACACAAAAAACCTAAAGACAAGCATCTTATCACCATCATGTTAATTAAGAACGATAGTGGACATATAGCAAATAAGCTGAAGATAAGGCTGGAAAGTCTCCTAGCCACTATCTAAGTGCATCTTAGCTCCAAAAGGGGAAGAATGTGggggaaagtatttttctttcaaaacaaAGGATCCGTTCTTTGGCAATAACCTCACAGTTTTGGAGTTCACAACtctcatgtcatgatgaacaaAGGATGGCTAGATGTGTGAAATGAAGGAGCACCGTTTACTCAGATGCAATGTCAAGAAGCAGATTTCTCACCTGAGGCAGCTATATGCTTAAACTGCATGTTTGGCTAATCAGATTTCTTGAGAAGACTTAACACTACTCCAGCACTTAAGCATGTTGCTACAACACCGAGAGAAGCCTCTGTCGATACATTGAAACCTGCCATGGAAAACATTTAGCTATTCCTCCTAATAGCAGGCATTGCGTGGAAAACAAAGCAGAAGCCCAAAAAGGCTTACCAAAATAATCTAGGATCATTTTAGACCCGATGAAGCCCAGCACAACAGCGATGGATGgctgaaaaagacaaaaaaccaATTCAAAAGAAACCCGAATGAACCAACTCAAAGAGCACGCATAGAAACTCATTGATCGTAGGAGATGCAGCTGTCGAGGAAACACAATATCAAGCTGGAAATTTCGCAGAACATGGATGCCATGCATGCTTCCTATCTAACACTACTGCAAACAACCAATATCATAATATTAATATGTTAGGGACATTGTGAGAATGCtatcaaactagataatgaaatCCATTTTAACTATGTAATTAAAATACTATATAAGTGGCCCAAAAGATGGTGAAAAGGGAAGCACAAAGAACTTCTTGATGAGAAAAATGGAGGAGAATTACCAAGTCATATGCACTCCCTTTTTTAGCTAAAACAGATTTAGTTACAAGGGAggataattattaattattaatgaGATAATCTTATAAGGAAGCCTTTGATCATAGATAATCAAAACTGTAATTACATTAACTATTAATATTGTTAATTCTTATTTGTTAACTTTAATTAATACCATCCACTATCAGAGATGGATATTTTGTGAATACTCTAATATGTAATAACCAAAATAAGCATGTTAGGTAATAGGTAGTACCGCAGCCAAAAGTGCAGTAAGCTAGTTTAAACTTCCTGCATATCCAACAAACTGGTAATTGAAGACAACCCTAAAGacacagaaattttttttaaaaaaaaagaccatcCTATTACTTTGATTGGTGCTCCATTGCCTCTAAGTAAAGACTCCATAATGAACTCAGTAGCATAAATCacactttcaagtttcaactgcACCTGGATCTTCATAGCAGTGTGTAACTAATTGCACATCTGAAGGGTATTCAAGTTGCATGCTTTCTGACACATGAAGAGATCAACTTTCTATTTTTAAGGATATACATATAAAGAGACCAACTTGAATGTGATTCAATACCAGGACATGAAGAAGTTCACTATATCTGGAAAGGGATGCATAATGTGCATCAATCCAGCGAGAATCACAAATAAAGCACCTTAGCTATTAGACAACACATGATTCAGATGATAAGATTACCATCACAAGGTGATCACACAGGACAGTAGAGCCAGCAGCCCAATGAACATTGATTCACACTTTCCAAaaggaattttattttttacagaTAAAACAAACCACGAAATAAAGGTTTCGTAAAAATCATCCGATGCAGAAGGCAATCACTCACTAGTTCTCTGTCCTAGGAGTCTCTTACAGAAACTTTTAAGCCTATAGCACAGTCTGGGCCCCAATGAATAAATGGAGCTCGAACAAGGTGATATCTCACACCAGGAAAATCTTTACATTTTCACCATTACTTTGTTTTGGATCCTATCTTGATTACATCCAATTACCTTATTCGTTCAACACAACATGAAATATTAATTGAGTtattcttaaaaaagaaaaaaattgtcccCAGTCTTGCTAATCCAATAGTGGACACTACTTGTGAAATGAAGATGGCATGGATTGGTACCCCAGAAGTCTTAACACTTATGTAATTCCCTTTATTTCATACTAATTTCATACTACTCTTTCGAAATGCCTAAAACTTTTCAGCAGAGCAATTAACTGCTAAATCTTTTATCATACTATCAATTAATGCCTGTTAAAAATATGATACAAATCCTGACTCTGGCATTGCAAAGCACAGCCATGTATGATTATACTTGGTTATTTTAATGATTATACTTAGGTGTCTTCAAAGAAAGCATCACACACACAAGCACGACTTACATCCTGATAAATGTTTAGGACATGAGGTAATGAGAAGACTTCGCAAGTATCACTAAATCCAAGCAGACAAGTGATTTGTCTTTACCTGTAAATATTCCAAGTCTGACATACCCTCAGAAATGAGTCTGTAAAGTGACCTTAAACCTACAATTGataaaaacataaattattctCCTAGCAGTAAAATTCAATATAGGAGTTCATTCAAAGAACATTGCACTGTGTTATCCTCCTTTCTCATCCAGTCAACAGTAGAGAAAACTTTAAGTGTGCTTTTCCACTTATGTATACATCAACTGCTTGCTGTGATATCCTTGCTCAAAAGTAAACATGCTACCTATTGGAGCTAAGATAATCAAGCTTGAGTAAACGCTCTCATTCAACATATTCAGAAAAAGACTGAATCCGAGGTTTTATCTCTACATGCCGGTGAGAACACAAATTTTACTGCACCAGCCAGAGCAGTTTGCATAAAACAACAAGGGTTTATGAGAATCAATAAAAAGTCCATACTGTTAGAATTACCTAATATCGCAAACAGATTAGATGTGAACACAATGAAAGGATCCCGTGTAACACCAAACACTGCCGGTATTGAGTCAACCTAAAAGAGAGTTAAATCCGTCAACGCTTCCACACAACATTTAGTGGAAAAACCCATGCATGCAAGTGCGCATACAATCTGCACTGCCAGCTGCATGCATATGCATTGTTTGAGGATATAGCCATGTCAAAATATGCATGTCTACTAAGAGAGATGGAGAAGGAAACATACTGCAAATGCTATGTCACTGAGCTCAATGACTGCTACTGTGAGAAGCAAAGGAGTGGCCTGCCCAAAATGTGTGATGCCTGTTATTAATAGAATCCAGATTAAAAAATCCTGTGAAACGTGTATAAATGTTTTAGAGATGCCACGGAGATATACTTTTTAACAATGTGTTTATGCAAACCATAAAATTCAAGAATGGAATGTTCCGTAGTAAGTACTAGCATAGATACctgttaaaatattaaatattaaactacgctttcatctaacagcttaactTTTAGAAGAGTTGGCAGTAGTCCTACAAAatctaacatggtattagagcaggagGTTCTGAGTTCGAATCTTTACAGGCCCCAATTTGCCGCACCAAGACTAGACTAAGCGTGAGAGGGAGTGTTAGAATATTAAATATTGAACtacgccttcatctaacaacttaaacttTCAGAACGGTTGGCGGTAGCCCCACAATATCTAACATTAACACGTGACGCCAACGAACAACTAAAAGCTAGCACAACTAACTGCGGATGTTATCAAGACTTACTTTCCACAAGCCATTCTGATTTGTTATAAATCGGTCACCATCATAGCTACCTGCAAGAGGAAACGAAAATTTAAGCTCCTCTTCAAGCAAATATAGCAAAATAATCCATCAAGAGGACAAAACTAAAACTAGCTTAAAAAAGTTCACCAAAAATCGCCAGATATACGTTCTATTAAGACATAAAATAGTCTTCTGCAAATTTGCATATACTACTTTATTGTGCAGGATCACAATGACTGTTGATTTTTATAGCAATGTCTTCTTTAGATAGAGAAATGTATTGATGATCTTTCATTAGAGACTGATAAACTGAATAGACTGTGGATCATGATCTATTACCAAACGAAAAGAGAGACTTCATACACCCTGGCAAACTAAAATTCAGCAAAAATGCAGTATCATCCCTGACCTATAAGGTCTGTCACATTTCAACCCTAAAGTTCAGAAAGTAAGAGTTTTCTTAATGATAAGTAAGATTTCATTAAGAAGGCACCACCAAGAGGGTACTAAGGGAGTACCAGCTCTATACAAAATACTTCGGGTTGAAGCTACACATTTACAGAATTATACACAAAATACAACTTCTAACATTCTCAACAAACTAGATGTGACGAATTGAACTTTCCTGCCACACCAAAAGTGAGGAGAGTAAAACCAAATATTACTACAAGAATCACAAGAGGATTCAACTCCTTGAAATGCCCTTTTGTTCCTCTCTCCAAATGAGTCAAAAAACAAGGAGAGGAATCATCTCGGTAATCTATTTCTTTCCATTATACAAACTGATAGTCCCTCTCCAAGCCCAAAGTTCAGGTCACACTGAGCCTGAGGTCACTGAATTtacttaaaatttcaagaattgtAGTGCCGATCTTTCTGGTCTAGCTGCAATGAAAAAGTAAGTGATTCACTCTCTTATTCAGTCTTGCACAGAAAACACCTAATAGccattattattttctctctgcTTAAGATTACCCAACGTGAGAAAACGTCCCCAAGCAGCATCccaagcaaaaaacaaaaacttctaTGGAAACTTGACTAgactttcaaaaagtaaaacttCACTAACCTAGACTTCCATATCTATGGGTTAGCGTGGTCTATCAGCTATTTGGTCAACATTCATGACACAACAATGGTTAGGTCCAATCTTACTCACCCcaaatttcgaaattttggcAATTGAGTCTCTAACAATATAGTTGTTCAGTTGAATTGTTCAGTAACTAACCATTAATAACACTGTCAAATTTTGGATGTGACATTATTGACAAACATATCAAAAGTGGGGGGGCTGGTGGCAAACTATCTGTCCCCCAGCTACCAGCAAGAGCATTGACCCTAAGTGACAGGCTTAGGCAAGGGTCGaggatcttctctctctctctctctctctcctttttttttttctttctattgctCTGTGCTTTGCTAATATGGTGCCTCAATTTCACATGACAATTTGGATATGCCAGAGACTGCATGTAGATGAACATCaacggaaggactaaattgcatgAATAAGTAGTGCTAGAAGActtaatttcaaaagaaaacaaagaaagaggaCAAATTATCAGGAGTAAGActaaggggaaaaaaggaaattatctgATAGGCAAAACATTACTTGTGACTGGGATAAATTTCCGGCATGTCTTCACTATAAAGTTGTCAGATAGGTCGCTGTCATCTTCTTCACTGGTCAACAACTATCATGGAAGAGAGAAATTTCTATTGGTTAGAGAACTGAGAATGAAAAATTGTAAGTACAAATACACTAAAAGATAAGTGTGAAAGGAATTATATAATAGCACAAGATCAGGCGAAGGAGACTGTACagcaaaaaaacagaaaataaaatcatCGTTTTATTAACTGATTAAAAGAAATGAGACATTTATTGCTGTTTTTCATAAGAAAGACTGCAGTTGTCACCAAGGTTCTGCAGAtatttttttcaacaacatcCCAAATTGGTTCTCTTGCTTAATCCTAAGCCATAAGAGAAATAGTTGAGCTCTCGTTCAGCCTTGACAAGAACCTATAGTATTCATAACTGTGAGTTGAGCTCTTTTTTGTTCAGATAAAAAAACCAACGTGGATCATCATCAGTTGTGACTGAAAGTGAAATAGACATGTCAAAATAACATTGCAGGATTTTTCAAGATGAACAAGGTACCTTAAATGACGAGTACAGAAGTATTGCAGCCAGAAGTAGGTTTACTCCCTCAAACCTCTGGAACAACATTGTAGACTATCAATAATCATCCCAATAAGAATTCTGTTGACTAATAAAAGTCACATGCAGACCCAAGTATTGCACCAAAAATATTTACCTGTAAGGTGGCTGACCCAAGTATTATTAATGTCAGACGAAAAATTATAGCCCCGGCAATGCCATAAGAAAGTACCCTGTTCTACTTTTGTTAATGCAGGTCAAATGATGAGATGTTCAAGGTAACAAACAACAGTGAGGAACGTGATACAAACACTTAAATCATCCGtagaatgagaatgtgaatggGTAAGAGGTTAACAAAGGACCTGATACATGATTGGCACTTTGAAGTACTTGAAAACAAGAACAAAGACAAACAGATTGTCTACAGACAAACTCTGCTCCAATATGTACCTGAAAGCAGTGCATCCACGTCACCAAGGTggagaaaattcagaaatttaGACAAACTTAGTTGAACCAGCGGAATGTGTACTTCGACTGTGATTTGTGAAGATGCTTGGAGTAATGTATGAATTCAACAGATTGACAGAGTCAACTATAAAGGTAACAGCAGACCAACATTTCGAAATCATAATGAAGTATCTTCAATCTCGGTGTCATTAATTCAGAAGTACGCCAATGTCATCCAAACAATAAGTCTTCAAAGCAAGAGGACAAACCATGAGGCCTGTGGCAGTGAAGTGAAGGAACAAGGATaacaaaattgagaaaagaagagaaaatgctTGGAAGCCTGAGTTCGTGAGTAATCAACAATAAAGAGGAAACCGCTCTTGCTTTGCATAGTATTTCTTCCAGATGCTAATGAGGTACCTATcgatgtatttttttatgagcaCTAACAAAATGTGCAATGCCCCAAATTGGTCATACTTTGGACAGGCTACAGAAAAACTAGTCTTGTCCAATGTATACTTGAGCATACCCAGCAAAAAACTCAGATGCCTTGCCAACACCATCCTTCAAGCCTATACCAACCCCAAAAGCCACTGCAGTGCTTACCTGTAGAATGCATATCATGAATTGAGCGAAGAATCTGCAGAAGTGTAAACTGAATATGaaacaaaagcaaattaaaCTCACACATAGAGCAACAGTTCCAACAGATGAGATATAGTTTTCCTTCTCCTGATCCCTTTTCTTTGGCAATTGACGCTGGTCAGCATTGTTTACGTCATTGTACAACTTGCTCTTTTTTGCATCTCCTGCATCGTTCAAAGAAGGGAAATTGCTAATTAGGAAAAAAAGCTTCTTAAACAGActacaaatgcatgacttgGTGAAAGGACATTGAACATATCAGCTTTGCTAGAAGAAAGAGCTCCATAAAATCTAATATTAACATCTAATAGTATCATATAGACTCGAAATGCCTCCAATGCGAGGAGTAAGTACTATAGACGTAATCAAACATATATTGAAAGGGCCCATTGCTGCAGCCACTTTGTACCAACATGCTCCGTTCCATGTAGGCGAAGCCCCAACATTTACTCAGGGTAGAGACCATTTAGAAGTGGGTATCCAAGGGGAACTTGGGGTGTTGCACAATTATTCTATAAGCTGACACACAACACATCCAAATTCGCAATTCGAGTTTAGCAGGAAGGTACTGCCGGTCATATTCTCAAGTCGGACAGTTCAACGCCATTATTATTCACGGTGCTTATCCACGCAG
Protein-coding sequences here:
- the LOC115749661 gene encoding thylakoid membrane protein TERC, chloroplastic isoform X4, which codes for MYQNRVLSYGIAGAIIFRLTLIILGSATLQRFEGVNLLLAAILLYSSFKLLTSEEDDSDLSDNFIVKTCRKFIPVTSSYDGDRFITNQNGLWKATPLLLTVAVIELSDIAFAVDSIPAVFGVTRDPFIVFTSNLFAILGLRSLYRLISEGMSDLEYLQPSIAVVLGFIGSKMILDYFGFNVSTEASLGVVATCLSAGVVLSLLKKSD
- the LOC115749661 gene encoding thylakoid membrane protein TERC, chloroplastic isoform X2, which produces MGFASAIQSCARSPRLFSPLPRGTSRPPPSPSPSVQLSSRSACARIPSLIADNRTRHGHCAPVSCLRKTEQEDDLSTSGDAKKSKLYNDVNNADQRQLPKKRDQEKENYISSVGTVALCVSTAVAFGVGIGLKDGVGKASEFFAGYILEQSLSVDNLFVFVLVFKYFKVPIMYQNRVLSYGIAGAIIFRLTLIILGSATLQRFEGVNLLLAAILLYSSFKLLTSEEDDSDLSDNFIVKTCRKFIPVTSSYDGDRFITNQNGLWKVDSIPAVFGVTRDPFIVFTSNLFAILGLRSLYRLISEGMSDLEYLQPSIAVVLGFIGSKMILDYFGFNVSTEASLGVVATCLSAGVVLSLLKKSD
- the LOC115749661 gene encoding thylakoid membrane protein TERC, chloroplastic isoform X1, producing MGFASAIQSCARSPRLFSPLPRGTSRPPPSPSPSVQLSSRSACARIPSLIADNRTRHGHCAPVSCLRKTEQEDDLSTSGDAKKSKLYNDVNNADQRQLPKKRDQEKENYISSVGTVALCVSTAVAFGVGIGLKDGVGKASEFFAGYILEQSLSVDNLFVFVLVFKYFKVPIMYQNRVLSYGIAGAIIFRLTLIILGSATLQRFEGVNLLLAAILLYSSFKLLTSEEDDSDLSDNFIVKTCRKFIPVTSSYDGDRFITNQNGLWKATPLLLTVAVIELSDIAFAVDSIPAVFGVTRDPFIVFTSNLFAILGLRSLYRLISEGMSDLEYLQPSIAVVLGFIGSKMILDYFGFNVSTEASLGVVATCLSAGVVLSLLKKSD
- the LOC115749661 gene encoding thylakoid membrane protein TERC, chloroplastic isoform X3; protein product: MGFASAIQSCARSPRLFSPLPRGTSRPPPSPSPSVQLSSRSACARIPSLIADNRTRHGHCAPVSCLRKTEQEDDLSTSGDAKKSKLYNDVNNADQRQLPKKRDQEKENYISSVGTVALCVSTAVAFGVGIGLKDGVGKASEFFAGYILEQSLSVDNLFVFVLVFKYFKVPIMYQNRVLSYGIAGAIIFRLTLIILGSATLQRFEGVNLLLAAILLYSSFKLLTSEEDDSDLSDNFIVKTCRKFIPVTSSYDGDRFITNQNGLWKATPLLLTVAVIELSDIAFAVDSIPAVFGVTRDPFIVFTSNLFAILGNSNSMDFLLMRAFTQA